One part of the Streptomyces lienomycini genome encodes these proteins:
- a CDS encoding DUF4190 domain-containing protein produces MQLTAPAKRADDTDRATRRTGIRDTDGMAVASFVLGLLGLLVLNLFLGPVAIALAAVALWRGTARRGRALLGLGLGVADLLVLAAFMSADSTMSWSL; encoded by the coding sequence ATGCAGCTCACCGCACCGGCCAAGCGCGCCGACGACACCGACCGCGCCACCCGCCGCACCGGCATCCGGGACACCGACGGCATGGCCGTCGCCTCCTTCGTCCTCGGACTGCTCGGCCTGCTCGTCCTCAACCTCTTCCTGGGGCCCGTCGCCATCGCCCTGGCGGCCGTCGCCCTGTGGCGCGGCACCGCCCGCCGCGGCCGGGCTCTGCTCGGTCTCGGCCTGGGCGTCGCCGACCTGCTGGTCCTGGCGGCGTTCATGTCCGCGGACAGCACCATGTCGTGGAGCCTGTGA
- a CDS encoding cysteine desulfurase family protein codes for MAYLDHAATTPMLPEAVEALTAHLSATGNASSLHASGRRARRTVEEARETLAEALGARPSEVVLTSGGTEADNLAVKGLYWARRDADPARTRVLASPVEHHAVLDAVHWLGEHEGATVEYLPVDAHGRVHPEALRAAIAREPGDVALATVMWANNEIGTIMPVTELAEVAAEFDVPLHADAVQAFGQLPVDFAASGLAAMTVSGHKIGGPYGIGALLLGREYTPVPVLHGGGQERHVRSGTLDVPAVASFAVAGRLAAEQREWFAREIGALRDDLVDAVRTAVPDALLGGDPAPGGRLPANAHFTFPGCEGDSLLLLLDAQGIECSTGSACTAGVAQPSHVLLATGTDPDLARGTLRFSLGHTSTEADVEALAKAIGPAVERARAAGLT; via the coding sequence ATGGCTTACCTCGACCACGCCGCGACCACCCCGATGCTTCCCGAAGCGGTCGAGGCACTCACCGCGCACCTGAGCGCCACCGGCAACGCCTCCTCCCTCCACGCGTCCGGCCGCCGCGCGCGGCGCACCGTCGAGGAGGCCCGCGAGACCCTCGCCGAGGCGCTCGGCGCCCGCCCCAGCGAGGTGGTCCTCACCTCCGGCGGCACCGAGGCCGACAACCTCGCCGTCAAGGGCCTGTACTGGGCCCGCCGCGACGCCGACCCGGCCCGCACCCGGGTCCTGGCCAGCCCCGTCGAACACCACGCCGTCCTCGACGCCGTCCACTGGCTCGGCGAGCACGAGGGCGCCACCGTCGAGTACCTGCCGGTCGACGCCCACGGCCGCGTCCACCCGGAAGCCCTGCGCGCGGCCATCGCCCGCGAGCCCGGCGACGTCGCCCTCGCCACCGTCATGTGGGCCAACAACGAGATCGGCACGATCATGCCGGTCACCGAACTCGCCGAGGTGGCCGCGGAGTTCGATGTACCGCTGCACGCCGACGCGGTGCAGGCCTTCGGTCAGCTCCCGGTCGACTTCGCCGCCTCCGGGCTCGCCGCCATGACCGTCTCCGGCCACAAGATCGGCGGCCCCTACGGCATCGGCGCGCTGCTGCTGGGCCGCGAGTACACCCCGGTGCCCGTCCTGCACGGCGGCGGGCAGGAACGCCATGTGCGCTCCGGCACGCTCGACGTCCCCGCCGTCGCCTCGTTCGCGGTCGCCGGCCGCCTCGCCGCCGAGCAGCGCGAGTGGTTCGCCCGCGAGATCGGCGCCCTGCGCGACGACCTGGTCGACGCCGTCCGCACGGCGGTCCCGGACGCCCTCCTCGGCGGCGATCCGGCACCCGGGGGCCGCCTCCCGGCCAACGCCCACTTCACCTTCCCGGGCTGCGAGGGCGACTCCCTCCTCCTCCTGCTCGACGCGCAGGGCATCGAGTGCTCCACCGGCTCCGCCTGCACCGCGGGCGTCGCCCAGCCCAGCCACGTCCTGCTGGCCACCGGCACCGACCCCGACCTGGCCCGCGGCACCCTGCGTTTCTCCCTCGGCCACACCTCGACCGAGGCCGACGTCGAGGCACTCGCCAAGGCCATCGGCCCGGCGGTGGAACGGGCGCGGGCGGCCGGGCTGACGTAG
- a CDS encoding N-acetylmuramoyl-L-alanine amidase, whose protein sequence is MGAKRESSSGSTPGGSGDADRRIGRRALIVGGAAAAVGTGVLARDELARLWWRLPGVERPRDDGAVDYAGARWVAASDANWRRADRPDDFSIDMVIVHVTQGSFDSAVRAFQDPGHKAAAHYIVGQDGRVTQMIRELDVAYHAGNRDYNERSVGIEHEGFVDRPQDFTAEMYAASARLTAGICARYGIPLDRKHILGHVEVPGTDHTDPGPHWDWDRYLKLVRRAATSLPTSGPSGGPSGGPSGGPSAGPSGSPSRSGV, encoded by the coding sequence ATGGGGGCGAAGCGGGAATCCTCGAGCGGATCCACACCGGGCGGGTCCGGGGACGCGGACCGGCGCATCGGGCGGCGGGCGCTGATCGTCGGCGGTGCGGCGGCGGCCGTGGGCACCGGCGTGCTGGCGCGCGACGAGCTGGCCCGCCTGTGGTGGCGGCTGCCGGGCGTGGAGCGGCCCCGTGACGACGGCGCGGTCGACTACGCGGGCGCGCGCTGGGTGGCGGCGTCGGACGCGAACTGGCGACGGGCCGACCGGCCGGACGACTTCAGCATCGACATGGTGATCGTCCATGTCACGCAGGGCAGCTTCGACAGCGCCGTGCGGGCCTTCCAGGACCCGGGGCACAAGGCGGCCGCGCACTACATCGTGGGGCAGGACGGGCGTGTGACGCAGATGATCCGCGAGCTGGACGTGGCGTACCACGCGGGCAACCGCGACTACAACGAGCGCAGTGTCGGCATCGAGCACGAGGGCTTCGTCGACCGCCCCCAGGACTTCACCGCCGAGATGTACGCCGCCTCCGCGCGGCTGACGGCGGGCATCTGCGCGCGGTACGGGATACCCCTGGACCGCAAGCACATCCTCGGCCACGTCGAGGTGCCGGGCACCGACCACACCGACCCTGGCCCGCACTGGGACTGGGACCGGTACCTGAAGCTGGTGCGCCGCGCGGCCACCAGCCTTCCGACGAGCGGCCCGTCCGGCGGTCCGTCCGGCGGTCCGTCCGGCGGTCCGTCCGCCGGTCCGTCGGGCAGCCCGTCGCGGTCCGGCGTGTAG
- the mnmA gene encoding tRNA 2-thiouridine(34) synthase MnmA encodes MTETPQRTRPLRVLAAMSGGVDSAVAAARAAEAGHDVTGVHLALSANPQSFRTGARGCCTIEDSRDARRAADVIGIPFYVWDLADRFREDVVEDFVAEYEAGRTPNPCLRCNEKIKFAALLDKALALGFDAVCTGHYAQVILREDGVRELHRASDMAKDQSYVLGVLDDRQLAHAMFPLGDTVTTKDEIRAEAERRGLAVAKKPDSHDICFIADGDTQGFLANRLGKAEGDIVDEAGNRLGTHEGAYGYTIGQRKGLRIGTPAPDGKPRYVLDISPVNNTVTVGPAEALDVDALRAIKPRWCGAAPTGPGTYTAQLRAHGGETGVRAELVDGALDVTFTEPVRGVAPGQAIVLYDGTRVVGSATIASTTRATAGAA; translated from the coding sequence ATGACTGAGACCCCGCAGCGAACCCGTCCCCTCCGCGTCCTCGCCGCCATGTCGGGCGGAGTCGACTCCGCCGTCGCCGCCGCCCGCGCGGCCGAGGCGGGACACGACGTGACCGGCGTCCACCTGGCGCTCTCCGCGAACCCGCAGTCCTTCCGCACGGGCGCCCGGGGCTGTTGCACCATCGAGGACTCGCGCGACGCCCGCCGTGCCGCCGACGTCATCGGCATCCCGTTCTACGTGTGGGACCTCGCCGACCGCTTCCGGGAGGACGTGGTCGAGGACTTCGTCGCCGAGTACGAGGCGGGACGCACCCCGAACCCGTGCCTGCGCTGCAACGAGAAGATCAAGTTTGCCGCGCTGCTCGACAAGGCGCTCGCCCTCGGCTTCGACGCCGTCTGCACCGGCCACTACGCCCAGGTGATCCTGCGCGAGGACGGCGTCCGCGAGCTGCACCGCGCCTCCGACATGGCCAAGGACCAGAGCTACGTCCTCGGGGTGCTCGACGACCGGCAGCTCGCCCACGCGATGTTCCCGCTCGGCGACACGGTCACCACCAAGGACGAGATCCGCGCGGAGGCCGAGCGCAGGGGCCTCGCGGTCGCCAAGAAGCCCGACTCGCACGACATCTGCTTCATCGCCGACGGCGACACCCAGGGCTTCCTGGCGAACCGGCTGGGCAAGGCCGAGGGTGACATCGTCGACGAGGCGGGCAACCGGCTCGGCACCCACGAGGGCGCGTACGGCTACACCATCGGCCAGCGCAAGGGGCTCAGGATCGGCACCCCCGCCCCCGACGGCAAGCCGCGCTACGTCCTGGACATCTCGCCGGTGAACAACACCGTCACCGTCGGCCCCGCCGAGGCCCTGGACGTCGACGCCCTGCGCGCGATCAAGCCCCGCTGGTGCGGCGCCGCCCCCACCGGCCCCGGCACCTACACCGCCCAGCTCCGCGCCCACGGCGGCGAGACCGGGGTCCGCGCCGAACTCGTCGACGGCGCCCTGGACGTGACCTTCACCGAGCCGGTCCGCGGTGTCGCCCCCGGCCAGGCGATCGTGCTGTACGACGGCACGCGCGTGGTGGGCTCGGCGACCATCGCGTCGACGACGCGCGCGACGGCCGGCGCCGCCTGA
- a CDS encoding alpha/beta fold hydrolase: MEKQTVSRDGTRVAYERTGRGPAVVLVSGAMSTGATMAPLAAELSDRFDVTVYDRRGRGESGDTAPYAVEREIEDLAALIEVVGGEAALYGMSSGGALVLRAAASGLPVRRVAVYEVPYAMEDAAAPAAAEYTERLAEALGQGRRGDAVELFLRRTGLGEEMIRGARQSPMWAGMESVAPSLAYDDAVMGDGRVPASTIASVTAPLLVLAGGASDGWWHEAARAVADAAPDGTYSTVDGQTHRVEPGVLAPVLAEFLAG; this comes from the coding sequence ATGGAGAAGCAGACCGTTTCACGGGACGGCACCCGCGTCGCCTACGAACGCACCGGACGGGGACCGGCGGTCGTCCTCGTCAGCGGCGCGATGTCGACGGGCGCCACGATGGCGCCCCTGGCCGCCGAGCTGTCGGACCGTTTCGACGTCACCGTGTACGACCGCCGGGGGCGCGGCGAGAGCGGCGACACGGCGCCCTACGCGGTGGAACGCGAGATCGAGGACCTGGCGGCGCTGATCGAGGTGGTCGGCGGCGAGGCCGCGTTGTACGGCATGTCGTCGGGCGGCGCGCTGGTGCTGCGGGCGGCGGCGAGCGGTCTGCCGGTGCGCCGGGTCGCCGTGTACGAGGTGCCTTACGCCATGGAGGACGCCGCCGCGCCGGCCGCGGCCGAGTACACCGAGCGGCTGGCGGAGGCGCTGGGCCAGGGGCGGCGCGGGGACGCGGTGGAGTTGTTCCTGCGCCGCACCGGACTGGGCGAGGAGATGATCCGGGGTGCCCGGCAGTCCCCCATGTGGGCCGGGATGGAGTCGGTGGCGCCGAGCCTCGCGTACGACGACGCGGTGATGGGCGACGGCCGGGTGCCCGCGTCCACGATCGCCTCGGTCACCGCTCCCCTGCTGGTCCTCGCGGGCGGCGCGAGCGACGGGTGGTGGCACGAGGCCGCCCGCGCCGTCGCGGACGCGGCGCCCGACGGCACGTACTCCACCGTGGACGGGCAGACGCACCGGGTGGAGCCGGGCGTGCTGGCCCCGGTGCTGGCCGAGTTCCTCGCCGGGTGA
- a CDS encoding DUF427 domain-containing protein, translating to MTEGLKGLKGHRITVEPSDRHVRAVHGGQVLAESDGALVLHETGCPDRYYIPAEDVRLGLLTPSGTTTHCPFKGDASYWSLPDAADLVWAYPEPKPEVAEIKDHLCFYEVEVS from the coding sequence GTGACCGAGGGACTCAAGGGGCTCAAGGGACACCGCATCACCGTCGAACCGAGCGACCGGCACGTACGCGCGGTGCACGGCGGGCAGGTGCTCGCGGAGAGCGACGGGGCGCTGGTACTGCACGAGACGGGCTGTCCCGACCGGTACTACATCCCGGCCGAGGACGTGCGGCTCGGCCTTCTGACGCCGTCCGGCACGACCACCCACTGCCCCTTCAAGGGCGACGCCTCCTACTGGTCGCTGCCGGACGCGGCGGACCTGGTCTGGGCGTACCCGGAGCCGAAGCCGGAGGTGGCGGAGATCAAGGACCACCTCTGCTTCTACGAAGTCGAGGTGTCCTGA
- a CDS encoding LOG family protein: protein MNICVFLSAADLDERYTRPAKEFGGLLGKGGHTLVWGGSDTGLMKVVADGVQEAGGRLLGVSVDFLAAKAREGADEMVIAKDLAERKRLLLQKADAVVVMVGGTGTLDEATEILELKKHGHTDKPVVLLNTAGFYDGLREQFRRMEDEGFLPRPLTDLVFFAEEPVGALAYLEESQGIA from the coding sequence ATGAACATCTGCGTCTTCCTCTCCGCGGCCGACCTCGACGAGCGCTACACGCGTCCCGCCAAGGAGTTCGGCGGACTGCTCGGCAAGGGCGGCCACACCCTCGTCTGGGGCGGTTCCGACACCGGTCTGATGAAGGTGGTCGCCGACGGTGTGCAGGAGGCCGGGGGACGGCTGCTCGGGGTCTCGGTGGACTTCCTGGCGGCCAAGGCGCGCGAGGGCGCCGACGAGATGGTGATCGCGAAGGACCTGGCCGAGCGCAAGCGGCTGCTGCTTCAGAAGGCCGACGCCGTGGTCGTCATGGTCGGCGGCACCGGCACCCTCGACGAGGCCACCGAGATCCTGGAACTGAAGAAGCACGGGCACACCGACAAGCCGGTCGTCCTGCTCAACACCGCGGGCTTCTACGACGGCCTCAGGGAGCAGTTCCGCCGCATGGAGGACGAGGGCTTCCTGCCGCGCCCCCTCACCGACCTGGTCTTCTTCGCCGAGGAGCCGGTCGGCGCGCTCGCCTACCTGGAGGAGAGCCAGGGGATCGCGTAG
- a CDS encoding SDR family oxidoreductase yields the protein MATHVITGAGSGIGAAVARRLHERGDEIVLHARDAGRAKELAAALPGARTLVGDLSDPGKLSWALSHQTLPDRVDSLLHIAGVVDLGAVGDLTPKTWLNQLNVNLVAPAELTRLLLPQLRVAQGQVLFVNSGSGLNAHAGWAAYGASKHGLKALADVLRQEEHANGVRVTSVYPGRTASPMQAKVHQQEGKEYDPGKWIDPESVATTILMALDLPRDAEVNDLTVRPGR from the coding sequence ATGGCTACACATGTGATCACCGGAGCGGGCTCCGGCATCGGCGCCGCCGTCGCCCGCCGCCTGCACGAACGCGGCGACGAGATCGTGCTGCACGCGCGCGACGCGGGCCGCGCCAAGGAACTGGCCGCCGCGCTCCCCGGCGCGAGGACACTGGTCGGCGACCTCTCCGACCCGGGCAAGCTGTCCTGGGCCCTCTCCCACCAGACGCTGCCCGACCGCGTGGACTCGCTGCTGCACATCGCCGGGGTCGTCGACCTCGGCGCGGTGGGCGACCTCACCCCGAAGACCTGGCTCAACCAGCTCAACGTCAACCTGGTCGCCCCCGCCGAACTGACCCGCCTCCTGCTGCCCCAGCTCCGCGTCGCCCAGGGGCAGGTGCTGTTCGTCAACTCCGGTTCCGGCCTGAACGCCCACGCCGGCTGGGCCGCGTACGGCGCCTCCAAGCACGGTCTGAAGGCCCTGGCCGACGTCCTGCGCCAGGAGGAGCACGCCAACGGCGTCCGCGTCACCTCGGTCTACCCCGGCCGCACCGCCAGCCCCATGCAGGCCAAGGTCCACCAGCAGGAGGGCAAGGAGTACGACCCGGGGAAGTGGATCGACCCCGAGTCCGTCGCCACCACGATCCTGATGGCCCTGGACCTCCCGAGGGACGCCGAGGTCAACGACCTGACGGTACGCCCGGGACGGTAA
- a CDS encoding methionine synthase, with the protein MNDTFAPATGIGSLPGHDAREAAKTATGSFEDFPFLPELPARGPGADMIGRTAGMLVELYARVEPSGWRLGDRPGRDTKRARAWLGQDLDALEEFTQGYEGPLKVQAVGPWTLAAALELRGGEAVLSDPGAHRDLAASLAEGLRLHLAELRRRVPGARLVLQLDEPSLTAVLRGQIRTASGYRTHRAVDRQVVEATLREVAGVHDGGPVVVHSCAPDVPFALLRRAGVTGVSFDFSLLTERDDDAIGEAVEGGTRLFTGVVPGTDTALSDPAGSVMGVRTLWRRLGLRPELLAEAVTVTPACGLAGASPDYARRALAHCVRAARSLADNPE; encoded by the coding sequence GTGAACGACACCTTCGCCCCCGCCACCGGCATCGGCAGCCTCCCGGGCCACGACGCCCGCGAGGCCGCCAAAACCGCCACCGGCAGCTTCGAGGACTTCCCCTTCCTCCCCGAGCTGCCCGCCCGCGGCCCCGGCGCCGACATGATCGGCCGCACCGCCGGGATGCTCGTCGAGCTGTACGCGCGCGTGGAGCCCAGCGGCTGGCGACTCGGCGACCGGCCCGGGCGGGACACCAAACGGGCCCGCGCCTGGCTCGGGCAGGACCTCGACGCGCTGGAGGAGTTCACCCAGGGCTACGAGGGCCCGCTCAAGGTCCAGGCCGTCGGCCCCTGGACGCTCGCCGCCGCCCTCGAACTGCGGGGCGGCGAGGCGGTCCTCTCCGACCCCGGCGCCCACCGCGACCTCGCCGCCTCGCTCGCCGAGGGCCTGCGCCTGCACCTGGCCGAACTCCGGCGCCGCGTCCCCGGCGCCCGCCTCGTCCTCCAGCTCGACGAGCCCTCCCTCACCGCCGTCCTGCGCGGACAGATCCGCACCGCCAGCGGCTACCGCACCCACCGCGCCGTCGACCGGCAGGTCGTGGAGGCGACGCTGCGCGAGGTCGCCGGGGTGCACGACGGCGGCCCCGTCGTGGTCCACTCCTGCGCACCCGACGTGCCGTTCGCCCTGCTGCGCCGGGCGGGCGTCACGGGCGTCTCCTTCGACTTCTCGCTCCTCACCGAGCGTGACGACGACGCGATCGGCGAGGCCGTCGAGGGCGGCACCCGGCTGTTCACCGGTGTCGTGCCGGGCACGGACACCGCATTGTCAGACCCTGCCGGTAGCGTCATGGGTGTCAGAACGCTGTGGCGCAGGCTGGGGCTGCGTCCGGAGCTGCTCGCGGAGGCGGTCACCGTCACTCCCGCGTGCGGACTCGCGGGCGCGTCCCCGGATTACGCCCGGCGCGCGCTCGCCCACTGCGTCCGGGCGGCAAGATCCCTCGCGGACAACCCAGAGTAA